The Sabethes cyaneus chromosome 3, idSabCyanKW18_F2, whole genome shotgun sequence DNA window GCTTTTTAGGATAACCAAAACTTAGGGCGAGTAAGAACAGCATATGTTCACAAATTCGtgtattttgatttctttttataatcttCACAGTCTACACTGTAAATCGATTTTGCTAGTTATTTCATATTGGATTGGCAACACATCATACTAAACGCATTTGAATGATGTTTGCCAATGTATAGTCAATGTATAGATTCTCATCATGGTGCTAGCTATACCGACGAGAATGTCGCAAAATCGATTAGAGGTAAAGCTAGCTGTTACAATTTACTGTAATCGGAAAACAGTAAGCCACTGTATCAACAATTCGAAGAATATGATGTACATTTGTATTGATGATTCAAGTTGAAAATATCGTACAGCTATGCAAATTTTGTTGTCGCGACAATTCCGTGAAAAACTGTTTAGTCTCGGCAAGATGAACATTGAGAGCAGCCAGCAACAGCAATGTCTCGAGATCTTTGAGCCACAAACACGAATCGGTCCCAATAGGCGGATTATTCAGGTGGAAAGCAACGTGAACCAATGCTAATTTTGTTATTTCGTTCTTATTCTGTGAAAAAATGTTTAGCAAAGGTAAAATAAACATTGTAAACGGTAACCGTAATATCTTGCGCTCTTTGGGCCACACTTCACGTGGGAGGCTCCGTAAGGGTTTATACTAATCAAACTCTTCCGCACCCTTCCATTGTTGTACTGACTTTTGCATTGCCATCGATGGAACTTTTCGCTAGGATCTTTTTGTAGCTTGCTCATTTTTCTAACCGACACTGCATTTGTTTGAATCATATTTCTCAATTATTCAATAGCTAATTCGATTGGATGTAGCTACTCATTCACTCtcgaaaaacaaacgttttccaTACTTTTAGGAAGTATTCTTTCGATTCGGCGATGAGATTTTAGATTTATCTCTGGTGACGTCAATTGCTACCGTGTTTTACATCCCTTCTAGATTATGTATATCTATGTGGTGCTTATGAATGAATCGCTGATGGTAGCAGGAATATTTCCTGCGAACCTCATCTAACTTTCGTAATTTCAATATCACTGCGTGCGGCTGATttgaaaagttattttttctgcacATAAAgcaatatatatgtgtcactaTTTATACACGCATTTGGGATGCAGAAGCTTAATAGAATCGATGTTCTAGGCAACTAGAAACAATCATGCGTCGTTCCGCAATCATGTTGCTCATTTGTAAACAGGTATTTTTTACATAACAATTGGTTTGCTTCAAAATCGATCGTCATTCAGCCGTTCTATGGTGAGTAGTAGGTAAACAACATAACCGAATGGAAACCTAATTGCCGGAAAAATTCAACTCATGCTTCGTCAAATTCGACAAGTCACGCAACTGTGAGAAAGGCCATCCCGGCGCGATGTAAACGAGTAGCATTGTAGTtcgttaacccattatgtcctagcgtatgatgTATCATACCCCGTCTTCAAAATCTGTtaactgctgaatttcaatagttagcattgttaatatatcactacaagagagataagacatcaatctgatgtgtttgagagataatctgtcagtttttgtcatttcatctgtattttcaattgtgcaaagttgtgataaatggcagaaaaaatggtgaaaaaaactttgtctctaAAACGCATGAAAATGTCTATAttttgtgacgaaacattacctggaATGTAAAATGATATtcatatgtaaagtctatcacaaaattcgaaaagaaatactttgtaatttgtttgtttgaaactgagcatatgaaatataaaacctgCGATTTTTTTgccttgaaaccattccaaatgacgattttaagtttcccgacacattcgatacataatataatggattacacagtttcacttcatttggtccgaatttaggtatacccgggtcacaATGGGTTAATGCTGAACGCAGAAAAGCTACACCTGTAATACCTAATCTGTTTACATCCATCTGGTTCCGACAGCAAATTCAGGTTATACTAACTAAGTGCTTATTATACGTTTCTTGGtgcataaatattttattatgtaaaaaacAGATTGACATCATAATCCTTCCTATGATGAATTCGTAAGAATAGATTTTTGGAAAGCAAGATTTTTATAAAATACCAAATTGGATTCTGGATCTCAGTTTATTATTGGACTGCTGTTAATCAAACAAacaattattttcttttattttttgtgtaCATGACTTTCATAATTGGTACAATATAAGAAAGGTCGTTTGTTTAAAACACCGTAAATTTCAGTTAGTGAACAATTGgcgaatttattgaaaatcgccCTCGATTGATTCCAACTGGAGCATTTTGCGGCGCGTGCAACCTGTACAGCTGTATTAAGCTCGCATAGCCACAGGTTCTAAGCACCTGCAGTTGAAAGCATAATAATCGAATTATTGATTGAAACAGCTGGCCGCAGCATATACCTAGTTGGCTTGTTCTCCGACCAGTCCACTAACCAATCCGTAGACAAAAGCACTCTGAACCGCATGCACCGGTATACCGGTCGGTGTATCGGCAAGCGATTTCAACTGGAGACTTACCCGTGCGGTAGGTCAGGGTCATATTTCCGGCATTTCCCGGCGAAAAGCCGCAACTCACAACAAATATCCGCACGTGGTTTCATAACAGTTGCTAACGACTTTCTTCCGTCGGTTGCTATAGGATTTATGGTAAGCTAGGGAGGGGGGCGGTGTGTTGTTTTTCATTTAAGTTTTTCAGGAGTATTTTTTTCTGGCAGGTTTATCGGCTGAtgttgattgttttttttttgctcaaaacCAACATGGTATAGTTTGTTCTACAAGAGTACAAAAGAAGTTCTATTCTTATTTCAGTATGTTTTagcaatcgaaaagttttcattttggaTTTTCTTCGTTTAAACAAATCGATTAAAGAAATtcaagatttaaaaaaaacattcaaaGGAAAATCGTTAAAAGTTATAATCAATGTGAGCTATGCTAGAGTGTTACTATAAAAAAACAGCACGAGCTAAAAATCAACAGTTTGATCAGTTTCTATACCAACAACAAAAGGTGCATGTTCTTGTGCATTAACAAAACCAAACAACAAGTGGATGAGTATAAATTAAGCTCGATTCATTGATGAAGTTTGTAATATAGCTTCAAAATAAAGCGCATGACAGAAAGTAGTTCATTCATTTTGTCTAAACCATAGCAACCATAACGTAGTTATATTTGTGCTCAAATTTCATTGATAAAAAAACGATATGATCACATAGCAACTGATACAGGTTGGACAGTTCCTATGGTAATAACAAAAAAGCCTGTTGCTTTGTAACTGATCAACAGGTTGATCAGTTGCTATGGTAACAACAAAAAAGCCTGTTGCATTGCAAATATTTACAAATTTGAATGACGCTTTGTtaagtaaacaaaaacaaattggTTTTCGATACATGTCAACAGGTTTCATTAACAAAGTTTGTGATGTAGTTATAAAACATAAAGCGCATGACAGAAAGCAAACACTTCTAAGTCATAGCAACTAACTAAGGACCTAGTttgttgaatttgaaattgatttttcacTCTTTTCGCAGCGTTTGACCAGAAAGGACGAACTTTATCGAAGGTGCCAGTGAAAATTAAGTGCCAATTTCAAAATTGAGTCCAGTAAGCTAAATCATACGATAACGAGGTAAGCTGCATGGTTTTGGATTGAATTTAACGTTTTCGTAGATCAAGAGCCACCGGGTGATGGTGGCGAGCCTCAGGCTGAGCCGGAGGCTGAACCCATTTCTGAACAATCTGCTCCGGATGGTCCCCCTTCGATCGCTGTAGAAGAACCCGCAGAAGGGCATTCCGGAGGTGATAACCACGACAGTGACGACCACAATGAACATGAACACGCTCACGATCACGATCATGATCACGACCACAGTCACGAAGAGGATCATGAGCATGATCATGACCATGAACAAGAGCATGCTCATGaaacagaagaagaagaggaacaGGAAGAGGAAATATCCGAAGAGGATCTACTCCAGGTAATTCCAAAACGGTACAGAGACCCCAAAaatgtattattttcaaaaaggtAACTTGTAACCTTGATAAAAGTGCCATTTTTGCCGTCATGATTTTTTAATTGCGTCTTAACTAGAGTTACAGTGACTGCAGCACTAACACGATTAGATGATTGGTTTGCACCAAGTTCTCGTTTGAAGAGTTTCACTGTCGAAATGTTTATTGCGCATCATTGTTTTTCACCCTTCACTATGTTGCTGATTTATTTTTAGACCTTGAGCTTTGATTAATCGATACTTTATCGTGTGCTtaagaattttttttcctgtttgcTTATGATACAAAACGGTTGCAGTTTTTCAATAGAAATAACTTTCGTTTGTAGCTTGTAGTTTTACAATAAGATTAAGATTCGTCTATAAATATAGAATGTACAGTACACAGAATGTACACATTTCAATCATAAGATTTTCATACGGTTTTTTGGCAAATTTGCTGTCTATCTCAATGGATTCTATCTGAAagtcaatttaaaaaagaagaagTGTTCGATTGTTATTTTAACTGGAATATTTTTTCCCACGGGGGTTGTGGGTTTGTTGGAAAATATGCGCCGCAGTATTGTAATTGTAgccttttaaaatttttttgtggcTTTTCTCCAGTCACAATACATTACGAAgtgaaatcgatgtggtccctcttaccccacCGGgtcttcttaccccttgttcccctacacatagctgtaactttgtcgaGTTTTAGAATTTATCCAATCGGCTTTAGAAACATATGTTAAAATGTaattctttcaatttttttttcaattaaaacatcaatttttttcAGTCGAGAAACTTCTATTCTCCTTAATTCTACTAATACAAAATTTCCaggtattttgaaaaaaatatatgaacATCAAGGACCAACATAAACTATTTTGAATAATAGATATCAAATTGACATTTGTCTTCTTTGCTGTATAGGTACCTTTTTCGTTCTAAATTGAATTTTATCtattttaaaaaaagttaacGTTTACtactgatttatttatttatttactatttgagggggctttcaaccgttggttggttcgccccaagttTACTACCGATGTTCATCCACATAGAAACGAACAATTTTAACACATTTCTTACTCTTAGTTGTAGTCAATTTTCCACATTCCAGACACAAATGGGGAAAACATATAGCAAAAGCCGTatgtaccgtgtacccccgctggTATGACCTCCTTTAATGTAAACATTTTTAAGCTGAACCCTGGTGATATGAATGCTTTCACTTTAAAgactgatcaagcgtcatacacaattgacagTTAAGTTGGcccaaattgtaacaaaacaaaaaaccttaatacgtttcctcttgctcagaaactttggcaatatagctcatatgcaacttaccacTCTCCAGTACCCAAAGAGATagttttagtcgaaactgccgagccaattccCTGTTCTACAATCTACAATACAAAAGTTGTGCATTTCAAAAcgattgttttcgtcaaattaaaacaataagTTTATAGGGTGTGCGCCTTGCGCATATGTGACAATgtatagagttaccaaatattcagattaaacgAGGTGTTCTTCTTATTAGCGACTGTTCACAGTATAGCCAAAAACATATTCTCATTTGACTTACTCTTGAAGTCAAAGAAAGCCAACTCATGTGAGGGTAGCATTTTCGATCTCGTAGCGAAAAGCATTCCGATGTTCTCACCTATCGCATTCGACAATTCAACAGCGGCAGGTGTGTGAGCTGATTTGCATAGGAAACTTTGCTGACACAGTGAAAATTGGTTAGTGCTTGTGAATAGAAAGACTAAATTGAAAGTCTGTCTAGGCAAGGAAATTTTCACTTTGAATAATAAATTATATTATTGCTTGTGTTGCTGTTGCGAAATAATCCTCGTTCTGTCGACTTTGGCCATTATGAATATAAAGTAAAGTTTGATATTAACATTCTTgacatgagtaattctcgctgaaacgggtcTACTACTAACACGAGGTTTTCAAATactggaacttttgcgcttaattggttgaaaatggttacaaAATAAGaactacacttttgatacctcgaaataggaCCCTTcgtttaaaaaaagttgaattttgagcaaaccttaaggcctatatcatgtgatatatcatatatttgccatgaaacaactaacaaatggcccggttctgtaaagaagaacagggctttcaaaccgattttcatttttagaccaccattggaaagctgagaaaaatgataggtataagaaacattcataaaattaggtgtgcaatggcattaactgaataaaacaatcagttatttgtagcaaggttcacaattttcatataattattgtgatatttccaaaatttgctatgaaacaaactagaaacgacacggttttgtaaagaggagagatagggcttataaacgaagtgaaaaaaaaaattggcggccatcttggacttggcagccatgttggattttattatTGGTTTTCGTCGTGATCCCCCCAactgattttaatttcaagaccaccatcagaaagctgagaaaaaatgctatacggaacattcatcaggttaggtgtgcaatggcattaactaaataaagcaattaattttctgtagcaagatatcccattatatgagagttgtaaaccttgatacagataattaattgtttcgtttatttaatgctacTACCTACACatataatttgatgaatgtttcttataattttttctcagctttccgatggtggttttaaaattaaaatcaatcatGATGAAAGCGGCGATTTATTGTTAAAATTCAACAACGATTTTTTctacttcgtttataaaccctatctcttctctttacaaaaccgtgtcgtttgtagtttgttttatagctaattttgaaaatatcacaagaattttatatgaaaattttgaactttgctacaaataactggttgttttattaagttaatgccattgcatacataattttatgattgtttcttatatcattttttctcagcttttcaatggtggtctcaatgaaaatcggttggggggctcatggtgaaaacggcaattttttgataaaatccaatatggcgaccaaatccaagatggccgctaaaatttttttactccgtTTTAAAGctctgttcttctttacagaaccgggccatttgttagttgtttcatggcaaatttatgaaaaggtttgctcaaaattcaatttttttttgaaactgttaggccccttggcgaccgaggggtccactatttcgaggtatcaaaagtgtaattcttactTTTTAACCagtttcaaccaattaagcgcaaaagttacaatatttgaaaacctcgtatcagtagtggcctcgtttcagcgagaattactcacatGGCTTTTATGCTGAAATCAATACTTAAATCCAAATGCCAAACCGTAAATTTTCAAAGTACATGATTTTGAAAATCCTAATTTTATGAGTTTTGTTCCATGAACAACATTTTGTAACAAAACTATATTTTGCCTTTTATCTTAAAGaactctatttttaaattttagcctGAAGCTTGTTTTGTGATTGAAATAGAAAGCTTAAAATTTCCGATGAAAAGTATAAAAAATGAAATGGTGAAAAGTAAATTTTAACTTATTTTCATAACCTACTTTATCAAATTGTGcgcatagtttttatttttatagaaaattttcaaggttatttcaTAAAGTTAATCTTTTTTCATATCTCATTTTACTGTTATCTACTTCTATCTATCTACTATCTACTTCTGCGAACTAAAAGCGGACAATAACCTTTTTTGATACTATAAAATAGTTAGATCTAAATATAGTTAGATAGTTAGATTGAATAAAAGCAGCGCGTATGGACATTGTACCATCCAGTTAGCTTTGTCTAACAAACCCgttgttgtatgttcgaatagacattacccttctctatcgacagacttcgcagccggttactaAAGCACATGACAACTACGAGACTAGtgaaacaatcctactgactctagcagcaccacccagcCAGTATTCTAGtaaccggctacgaagtctgtcgatagagaagggtaatgtctaagaCAGATATACCCAAGGATTTTTTGAGGGACTGCAAACTGAAAACAGCGTTCAAAAATTCCCCAgtgaataagaataagaacaagaacaagaacaagaacaagaacaagaacaagaacaagaacaagaacaagaacaagaacaagaacaagaacaagaacaagaacaagaacaagaacaagaacaagaacaagaacaagaacaagaacaagaacaagaacaagaacaagaacaagaacaagaacaagaacaagaacaagaacaagaacaagaacaagaacaagaacaagaacaagaacaagaacaagaacaagaacaagaacaagaacaagaacaagaacaagaacaagaacaagaacaagaacaagaacaagaacaagaacaagaacaagaacaagaacaagaacaagaacaagaacaagaacaagaacaagaacaagaacaagaacaagaacaagaacaagaacaagaacaagaacaagaacaagaacaagaacaagaacaagaacaagaacaagaacaagaacaagaacaagaacaagaacaagaacaagaacaagaacaagaacaagaacaagaacaagaacaagaacaagaacaagaacaagaacaagaacaagaacaagaacaagaacaagaacaagaacaagaacaagaacaagaacaagaacaagaacaagaacaagaacaagaacaagaacaagaacaagaacaagaacaagaacaagaacaagaacaagaacaagaacaagaacaagaacaagaacaagaacaagaacaagaacaagaacaagaacaagaacaagaacaagaacaagaacaagaacaagaacaagaacaagaacaagaacaagaacaagaacaagaacaagaacaagaacaagaacaagaacaagaacaagaacaagaacaagaacaagaacaagaacaagaacaagaacaagaacaagaacaagaacaagaacaagaacaagaacaagaacaagaacaagaacaagaacaagaacgtGTACAAGGTAAATAtgcggtgcgcagaattaggaaccatgcgcagaattaggtgcgttATGGTACACTAAGCAAGCGACAgtgatttgggatacggaaatAAATTTTCCGGGTTACGTCAAGGCAAACTACGAAAGGCTTCCTTTGCACTCGTGCAATTCGGAAGTTCCAATAGAGTTGATGCGGAGTCCAAATTAGGCACGCCAACTAAGGCGCAGTACAGTGCTTTAAGGCAGTACGGGTCGAAAACTACTGGGGATTTGATTCACTGGAACGCCATAACCTCGCATTTAGAGACGCTGATAGTCGAGTTATTCACTTTGGACCAATTTACAAACGAATCCAAGAGATGTTGAAGGCGAtgacaatcctcgatgcaaaGAATCGTCAAGTATATTTAACCATCGTCAGCATAAACCAATCTGCCGCCACTTTCAAGGGCAGAAGTAGCGTAGTTAAAGAATACAATTCACAAAAGTGGTgctaagttactgccttgtggcacACGTTTCAAATCAATATATAACACGCCTACTTGCACCTTGCGCTCAGTGTGAGTAATGCATTTAGAAGTGAAGTCGGGAAGGCTCGTCGTCACGAACCGGCTAGCCACGAAGCCATGTTGGTTAAAAGAAATTTAATATTTAGTGCTAACAATAAAGGCATCGCTTACGATTATTTCAAATAATGTAGAGGCGGCGGACAAACTAGTAATACCACGCTTGCTTCTGACACTTCGGCGATCTCCAACCTTGAATACCGAGAGCACGGATGCTTCCAATTGTCCGGAAATTTTCCTTGCGTGAAAGATTAGTTGAAGATACAACAGAGTGGTGCAGCTAAAGCTTCTGCCTATCGGTAAAAAACAACGGTGGGTATTGCATCAGGTCCAGCACAATAGGTTCTACGTTTTCAATTTTCTAGCAACAGCAGTGATCATGCCAGGAGTTATCGCGAAGATGTCAAAGTCGACGCAATTGGCTGGAACCAGTAACGCAACGCCATTAACTGCTAAACTAAATGGTGCGAATAGCATTTGACAACATTGCGATAACTTACACAAGCGGTAGTGCAGATTATCAAAATGGTACAGgtatgtcgtcgtggttgggctaCCTTTTGGCATTCGCGTAAAACTTCCTTTCGAACTTGGAAAATCTCATCATCAACTGATCGCTTGAAAAATAATATAATTTTAGACATTTACGTAAAGACCAAACATGTTGTCAAGGTCGGGCCATCATCGTTGAAAATCGAAGAAATATGCAttaaaattctatatagagataCGAAAAGACTGAATTCCGCGAAAAACGGTCCATATTAGTATTATTACATTTTTGCTAAATTCCGACGGTTATGTAGCTTAATACACTACAACAGAGGATAATTTTGCTCTGAGCGAAAACTGcacatttttattcattttttgggAATTCGATGTGTATTGCAAACTAAAATTACCCATACGTCTCTCATTCCTCAGCATTCGATGAAGGCATCAAGTATCTATTAGTGAAAAGCTTCCATGCATATGAATTATAAGAGCAATCTATATTTTATTACTACCTCAAAtgtgaaatataaaaattgttaaGGATATAATGGTTAATGAGGAATCATAATTTAattatacagtaatgacccgattttgtcacccccatgatgaatttaggggtgacaaaaacgggacagtgacaaaatcgggtattatttcaattctcaaaacacagttcttttcacagtgttttaacacacttgacatgtttgaaaatgattttcaaactaagcttttgataaatcaaaagtgtgataaaatcgagtaaaaaacgtgacaaaatcgggtcaaaaacgtaacaaaatcgggggtgacaaaatcgggcagtgacaaaatcgggttaccactatATATTTTTAAGTACAGTTTGGTGTTAAACTCTGCTAGTCTAATAAGTTAATCGGTTTCGAAACCAGCGTTTTTCCTTAAGGCCATGGCAATGCTTGATGCAGTACGAGTTACGAAATGTTCCTCGAGAATCTGTCGAGTTAAATTACGAAAATGGATTATAACATCAAAGCCTTTCTACTACCCAAACCATTTACAATTGAATATATTTCCTACTCAAACAGATAATGGGCACTGCgtagaatttaataaaaattgaattaatgtttgtATCGCTATCGGGGCAAAATCGATCTCAAATCGACAATATGATTTAATGGCAGTGCGATGTGGAAATTAACAAGGTAGCGATTGCACAACATGAACTTTATGACTCGATGAGTGAAGCTAAATTGAAATCGGCCTATATAAATCCGATTTAATGAGCTTTTGCCAATTTGCACAATAATTTGGCTATTTTCGGGGTAGCAGCAAAGAGACGGATTACCTTTTGGATGCTTGATTGCTATATATCATAGTAGCAGCATAGTTAAAACAATTCAAAAGAGACAAACTGAAAAAATCTGAAATTCTctaccgtgccgtatcgaaatccgtacacctaagaactagacaattttaaatgctcAATATAAGATTATGATATTGTAATAGGCAATTCGTCatattttcttttgacagtataatgcttattttaacattatttggaataacaagaaactaaaattaatcctagttaCAAAAAATCGAGATCGAAATGTGCagctcttgattcaaaatccgtacacttttttatgtctgattcaaaatccgtacaccattttaaaaatcaattaaagtccgcataattttgaatctaaatccgtgtaagcttgatcgaaatgagtttaaagtttatggctaagttgtttttgtttatttgactaattgctttataaaatttgcttttctcgataattaacgcattgtattttagtcctgCTCATCTAAGAGTCGTTTACACGCACAGTAGGGACACTacaaggaatcaatcttttctttttttttagccaaattatgggtaattgctcattttcggtcggaaagctaaaatatcaggtttggtactgattaaatattgcctctatccatgggaccacccacttgtaacaaaacctcgtttgtgttaaatgttcttacattcgtttccttatgcctcaggaaatattaggcttagaaacaaacttttttaacattttagagtaaaCTCACTTgacttataaacaatatataacattttttcttgatttttgttgcaaattatacggaaagctgaaaaattgcagaagAGACTTCGGTATTTCGAAAGTACCAATTCAATATACtagctcttatcgtagtgaccggaacttAGACTATCTCGATGTTTTATTAAAGGATTATTCACCATTTATTATCGTAATTCccatcttccagtttatcggcatatatttagctttagttatttccgttttgtttggcaaaacatagaGTAGAGTTGGATCgctaaggatactgcacaggtgtacggatttagattcaactagtaaaactgaatcaaaatccgtacagtactaattatgatgaataaatattacttcaatgccataatgaataatattaagctgtagaacgataaacacctatagttcaaattgattttcgggaATTTAAATAtgaaaatcacttcaagtacgcttaacacttcattttattggaagtgattttcttagcaaatgGCTAACAAGCAAGCCAATTTAGAAGGGCATCTGATAGAcattaacgttttaatttttattagttgTATTTCGTGGCCTACTACCTATGttttgacattgacgtaatgctaataaaccacGGATCTAGGcctaatattaatattttgcatttagactgtttaatacatataatcaagtaaattgtattaggtgtacggatttcgaagctgtacggatttcgataccgcatggaAATCAGAAATTTTTCAATCCTACACAACGCCTAGACTGCTTCGATGTGGGTAATATAATTATATTActattggggcgaaccaaccaacggttgaaaacCCCatcaaataataaataaactatTTGCGAAAACAAGACATATATAACTTGTTAATTTGATTCCTATAAAAGattgttttctattttgttttccAATGTTATgttataatttaattttgtaTCGTAAATTGAGCTATTGCATATATTGCTAATTGCAGGGTTATTTATGAATTTGGGACTAAGCTctgatttttaacatttttcttatTAAAATGATTAAGACATTGTCATTAAAGATTTTTTAGTAATataccttcttcttcttcttcagcagcatagagccggggtggctcgtgctgtttcaagcactcgtctccattcaactcggtcttgggtcactcgtcgccaatttcctagtcgtctcagaggtcgcaaatcgctttcgacctggtcgagccatcgtgcacgttgggcccccctgttcctggtgccggtggagttgttgaagaggactattttcgtcacactgtcgtccggcatccttacgacgtgtccggcccaccgtagcctgctaatttTTGCTAGAtgcacgatgggagtctccccaagca harbors:
- the LOC128739644 gene encoding zinc transporter zipt-7.2-like; amino-acid sequence: MYQVGHSEVGFCGVMGGKSRIGDQEPPGDGGEPQAEPEAEPISEQSAPDGPPSIAVEEPAEGHSGGDNHDSDDHNEHEHAHDHDHDHDHSHEEDHEHDHDHEQEHAHETEEEEEQEEEISEEDLLQTSQPVTKAHDNYETSETILLTLAAPPSQYSSNRLRSLSIEKGNV